One region of Peribacillus simplex genomic DNA includes:
- a CDS encoding YtrH family sporulation protein, translating to MNEAFFPAFINSFFISLGVLLGGSLIGGLAAFFTGQAPMTTVFRLSDSLRIWAIVAAIGGTFDMVYNFERGIFHGETKDIVKQILLILSALGGAQTGALIINWFTQEHISS from the coding sequence ATGAATGAAGCCTTTTTTCCGGCCTTTATCAACAGCTTTTTCATATCGCTTGGCGTATTGCTTGGAGGCTCGTTAATCGGGGGCCTCGCCGCTTTTTTTACTGGACAAGCTCCGATGACGACTGTGTTCCGGCTATCGGACAGCCTGCGTATATGGGCGATTGTCGCTGCCATCGGGGGTACTTTTGATATGGTCTATAATTTCGAACGCGGCATTTTCCACGGAGAAACGAAGGATATAGTCAAGCAGATCCTCTTGATTCTATCTGCACTTGGGGGAGCACAGACAGGAGCACTAATCATCAACTGGTTCACTCAGGAGCATATATCATCATGA
- a CDS encoding DHH family phosphoesterase encodes MKAEILADIKRYDTIILHRHVRPDPDAYGSQGGLAEILKASFPEKRIYTVGKEEPSLNYLRRLDVISDETYQGALVIVCDTANTDRICDSRYMTGDKLIKIDHHPNEDPYGDMRWVDTSASSASEMIYEFYQFGKEKGLKMSDEAARLLYAGIVGDTGRFLFQSTTEKTFAYASELIHYSFSRPQLYQEMYDVNESIVRLNGYVLQHFEILPYGTGKMIITKDILETFHASASEASQLVSSLGSIKNVKTWVFFIEEDKEIRVRFRSKGPIINTIARKYNGGGHPFAAGASIHSWDEVDNILADLEELNKAN; translated from the coding sequence ATGAAGGCTGAAATTTTAGCAGATATAAAGCGTTATGATACTATCATTCTCCATCGCCATGTCCGTCCAGATCCGGATGCTTATGGTTCACAGGGGGGATTGGCGGAAATCCTGAAGGCATCTTTCCCTGAAAAGCGGATTTATACGGTTGGGAAAGAAGAACCGTCACTGAATTATTTAAGAAGGCTCGATGTTATTTCTGATGAAACATATCAAGGTGCTTTGGTCATCGTTTGTGATACCGCCAATACCGACCGGATTTGTGATTCAAGGTATATGACGGGGGATAAACTGATTAAGATTGACCATCATCCTAATGAAGATCCATATGGGGATATGCGCTGGGTCGATACATCAGCAAGTTCTGCAAGTGAAATGATTTATGAATTCTACCAATTCGGTAAAGAAAAAGGCTTGAAGATGAGTGATGAAGCGGCACGCCTTCTATATGCAGGCATCGTTGGCGATACAGGTCGTTTCCTATTCCAAAGCACGACTGAAAAGACATTTGCCTATGCCAGTGAATTGATTCACTATTCGTTCTCCCGTCCGCAATTATATCAGGAGATGTATGATGTCAATGAAAGCATTGTCAGGTTGAATGGCTATGTTCTGCAGCATTTTGAGATCCTTCCATATGGCACGGGGAAAATGATCATCACAAAGGATATACTTGAAACATTCCATGCTTCGGCATCGGAGGCCTCTCAGCTCGTTTCCTCGCTAGGTTCGATTAAAAATGTTAAGACATGGGTCTTTTTCATTGAAGAGGATAAAGAAATCCGAGTCCGTTTCCGTTCCAAAGGTCCAATCATCAATACGATTGCCCGTAAATATAACGGCGGAGGCCATCCGTTTGCAGCAGGGGCTTCGATCCACTCTTGGGATGAAGTGGATAATATCCTTGCCGATTTGGAAGAGTTGAATAAAGCGAATTAG
- the ytrI gene encoding sporulation membrane protein YtrI — translation MRIPPYHRAPTWQRFFAGAALGGLISWVIFFYMYGVQQETQIRIIHDQREKVKDLNEKIGIWEQDYKKLNQQNEEILTIQEVEVTITNGKTYSLDQLSVAEAEDVIEDDLSSLLAKDVVSVYNGKMLLKKSIENKIVTINKKRYDLEVVEIMFYTKMNIEIKVKRSS, via the coding sequence ATGAGGATTCCTCCCTATCACCGGGCACCAACCTGGCAGCGTTTTTTTGCCGGGGCCGCACTTGGCGGATTGATCAGCTGGGTGATTTTCTTTTATATGTATGGGGTCCAGCAAGAAACACAGATACGGATCATTCATGACCAAAGAGAAAAAGTCAAGGATTTGAACGAAAAAATTGGGATCTGGGAGCAGGATTATAAAAAATTGAATCAGCAAAACGAAGAAATCTTAACGATTCAAGAGGTCGAAGTGACGATTACGAATGGAAAAACATACAGTCTTGATCAGCTGAGTGTCGCGGAGGCGGAGGATGTGATAGAGGACGACCTTTCCTCCCTTCTCGCCAAAGATGTCGTCAGTGTATATAATGGAAAGATGCTCTTGAAAAAATCAATCGAAAATAAAATCGTGACCATCAATAAAAAGCGTTATGACCTTGAAGTCGTGGAAATCATGTTTTATACGAAAATGAACATTGAAATCAAAGTAAAGAGGAGCTCTTGA